A DNA window from Ornithobacterium rhinotracheale DSM 15997 contains the following coding sequences:
- a CDS encoding sulfatase: MNHKKLFLVLIFCFLLLWNCATPPISHQKKKPNILFICIDDLRPELNVFGAKYIHSPHIDSLANRGVYFPRHYVNAPSCGPSRYCLLTGQYGSYSNEALFQRAEKLKTQPEQVTPTLPEYLKENGYTTVAVGKVSHHPGGMGGKDWNDPNVIEMPNAWDKQLLPVAEWEHPRGIMHGLANGQIRQNPADMNVYESAEGDDTIYPDGIITNEALKQIDALSHSQKPFFLAVGIIKPHLPFGAPKKYYDLYKNQDLPPIPHPEKPNWKSVWHDSKEMRMYNLWGKDPNRDAEFANELRKHYAACVSYADAQVGKILQELKKTGAYKNTIIVLWGDHGWNLGEHSIWGKHNLFEEALRSPLIIVDPRGKNKGKASNAIVETIDLFPTLCEMTGLKIPDYAYGTSLVPNLQNTQRKGHNALAYTYDAYTLRTPRYRFTLHKDGSTELFDHQSKDKEGRNIAQEQPALVDSLKSVLLKKAAPKL, from the coding sequence ATGAATCATAAAAAGCTATTTCTGGTATTGATTTTTTGTTTTCTGCTTTTGTGGAATTGCGCGACCCCACCGATTTCGCACCAAAAGAAAAAACCGAACATTCTCTTTATTTGCATAGATGATTTAAGACCAGAGCTTAATGTTTTTGGCGCTAAATACATTCACTCGCCACACATCGATTCATTGGCAAATCGTGGTGTTTATTTCCCACGACATTATGTAAATGCTCCGAGTTGTGGTCCTTCTCGCTATTGTCTACTCACGGGGCAATATGGCTCTTATTCTAACGAGGCTCTGTTTCAGCGAGCCGAAAAACTCAAAACACAACCAGAGCAGGTTACTCCTACCTTGCCCGAGTATTTGAAAGAAAACGGCTACACCACGGTGGCGGTGGGAAAAGTTTCGCACCACCCAGGAGGCATGGGCGGGAAAGACTGGAACGATCCCAATGTAATCGAAATGCCCAATGCGTGGGACAAACAGCTACTTCCCGTTGCCGAATGGGAACACCCGCGAGGCATCATGCATGGCTTGGCTAATGGGCAAATTCGCCAAAATCCTGCCGATATGAATGTGTATGAAAGTGCCGAAGGCGACGACACGATTTACCCCGATGGCATCATCACCAACGAAGCTTTGAAACAAATCGACGCTTTAAGCCATAGCCAAAAACCTTTCTTTCTAGCCGTAGGAATCATAAAACCGCATTTGCCATTTGGTGCTCCAAAAAAATATTACGATTTATACAAAAATCAAGATTTACCACCAATTCCACACCCCGAAAAGCCCAATTGGAAAAGCGTTTGGCACGATTCCAAAGAAATGAGAATGTACAATCTCTGGGGCAAAGATCCGAATCGTGATGCCGAGTTTGCCAACGAACTGAGAAAGCACTATGCCGCTTGCGTGAGCTATGCCGATGCTCAAGTAGGCAAAATTTTACAAGAGTTAAAGAAAACAGGGGCTTATAAAAACACCATTATCGTTTTATGGGGCGACCACGGCTGGAATCTTGGCGAACACAGTATTTGGGGCAAGCATAATTTGTTTGAAGAAGCCTTGCGCTCACCGCTCATCATCGTAGACCCCAGAGGCAAAAACAAAGGAAAAGCCAGCAATGCCATTGTCGAAACCATTGATTTATTCCCTACGCTTTGCGAAATGACAGGGCTTAAAATTCCTGACTACGCCTACGGAACATCTCTTGTTCCTAACTTACAAAACACGCAACGCAAAGGGCACAATGCCTTGGCATACACTTACGATGCCTATACACTGCGCACACCACGCTATCGATTTACATTGCACAAAGATGGCAGCACGGAACTTTTTGACCACCAATCTAAAGACAAAGAAGGAAGAAACATTGCACAAGAACAGCCTGCATTAGTCGATAGTTTAAAGTCAGTTTTATTAAAGAAAGCTGCTCCGAAATTGTAA
- a CDS encoding endonuclease/exonuclease/phosphatase family protein — MKYIILLINLILLLLGYSVFLNQWVPPSFCICFSYAALIFPIVFVLNFLLLIYWFIFHRKVGVLMLALSLGLLIPFNKIYHIWGGNKSPESNLTIMTYNLKVLSKDKGNIKPFIKEKNPDIVFLQELPQGRKHVLDDGYPYVENYQAISILSKYPIIESKQLKLGDRKLRACYADIKFRNDTIRVINVHLSSTRLTKKMFAKATETEGLKESTRVVTAKLSSSFGTHQREANEIARLIARTKYPIIVAGDFNAVPSSYEYYKIGNTLQDAFVAGGNGLGTTFHDYQFPIRIDHVFASKDFGVHQVEIDRVPYSDHFPVIVKFNFNPKK; from the coding sequence ATGAAATATATTATCCTTTTAATCAATCTTATTTTATTGCTCCTTGGGTACAGCGTGTTCCTGAACCAGTGGGTGCCACCCAGCTTTTGCATCTGCTTTTCTTATGCTGCACTCATCTTCCCAATTGTTTTTGTGCTCAACTTTTTATTATTAATTTACTGGTTCATTTTTCACCGAAAAGTGGGCGTACTGATGCTGGCTTTGAGCTTAGGACTACTCATTCCCTTTAATAAAATTTATCATATATGGGGAGGCAACAAATCGCCAGAAAGCAACCTCACCATTATGACTTATAACTTAAAAGTTTTAAGCAAAGACAAAGGCAACATCAAACCATTCATCAAAGAGAAAAACCCAGATATCGTATTTTTGCAAGAATTACCACAAGGGCGCAAACATGTGCTAGACGACGGCTATCCTTATGTAGAAAATTATCAAGCCATTAGCATTTTAAGCAAATACCCCATTATTGAATCTAAACAATTAAAACTCGGAGACCGAAAGCTCCGTGCTTGCTATGCCGACATTAAGTTTCGCAACGATACAATTCGTGTAATAAATGTGCACCTTTCCTCTACTCGACTGACGAAAAAAATGTTTGCTAAAGCCACAGAAACCGAAGGACTCAAGGAAAGTACACGCGTTGTAACCGCCAAACTCTCTAGCTCGTTTGGCACACATCAACGCGAAGCCAACGAGATTGCACGCCTCATTGCCAGAACCAAATACCCCATCATCGTAGCGGGCGATTTCAACGCAGTGCCGTCGTCGTACGAATATTACAAAATTGGGAATACCCTACAAGACGCATTTGTGGCTGGAGGAAATGGACTAGGCACTACATTTCACGATTACCAATTCCCTATTAGAATAGACCATGTTTTTGCGTCTAAAGATTTTGGCGTGCACCAAGTGGAAATTGATCGCGTCCCATACTCAGACCATTTTCCAGTCATCGTAAAGTTTAACTTCAATCCCAAAAAATAA
- a CDS encoding helicase HerA-like domain-containing protein: protein MSNQASFIQEIQQGYSPKGEYISIGKGKLDDVVIPDAAVNIPLKTMNRHGLIAGATGTGKTKTMQLIVEQLSDAGVPSLVMDVKGDLSGLAMPGDATNPKIIERYKLLDMQYKANGMPVEFLSLSEEKGARLRATVTEFGPVLLSKILALNETQESVISVIFKFSDDHALPLIDLDDLKKVLMYVKDNPEGQEKLKAEYGSISGATVGAIQRKIIALEQQGADKFFGEPSFEVDDLLQVRNGRGAISIVRLTDIQNKPALFSTFMLSLLAEIYATFPEVGDATKPKLCIFIDEAHLIFNEASKTLLNQIETVVKLIRSKGVGVYFVTQVPGDIPDGVLSQLGLKVQHALRGFTAKDRKEIKKAVENYPITQFYDADQLITQLGIGEAFITALSEKGTPTPLVHTYLETPQSRMDVLTETELNNLVAQSKLVTKYAQDINRDSAYEILTRRMEESAQQEVPEKAKPQASNTKKKQDKSFMEEVINSRMARDLGRTFTREITRSILGVLGIKKTRRR, encoded by the coding sequence ATGAGCAATCAAGCATCTTTTATCCAAGAAATTCAACAAGGTTATAGCCCCAAAGGCGAATACATAAGCATAGGCAAAGGAAAACTCGACGATGTCGTAATCCCCGACGCAGCTGTAAACATTCCGCTCAAAACCATGAACCGCCACGGGCTTATTGCGGGTGCCACGGGAACGGGAAAAACCAAAACCATGCAGCTGATTGTGGAACAACTTTCAGATGCGGGCGTGCCAAGTCTTGTGATGGATGTAAAGGGCGACCTTAGCGGACTTGCCATGCCAGGCGATGCGACTAATCCTAAAATCATCGAACGATATAAGCTACTCGATATGCAATACAAAGCCAACGGAATGCCCGTTGAGTTTTTAAGCTTAAGCGAGGAAAAAGGCGCAAGACTTAGAGCCACCGTTACGGAGTTTGGACCTGTTTTGTTAAGTAAAATTTTAGCCCTAAACGAAACACAAGAAAGCGTAATTTCGGTGATTTTTAAATTCAGCGACGACCATGCTTTGCCGTTGATTGATTTAGACGACTTGAAAAAAGTCTTGATGTATGTAAAAGACAACCCCGAAGGACAAGAAAAGTTAAAAGCCGAATACGGCAGTATTTCTGGTGCTACGGTGGGAGCCATTCAGCGAAAAATCATTGCACTAGAACAACAAGGTGCCGATAAATTCTTTGGCGAGCCTTCGTTTGAAGTAGATGATTTATTGCAAGTACGCAACGGGCGTGGTGCCATAAGCATTGTACGCCTCACCGATATTCAAAACAAGCCTGCACTGTTCTCTACTTTTATGCTAAGTCTTTTGGCTGAAATTTACGCCACTTTCCCAGAGGTGGGAGATGCCACAAAACCTAAATTGTGCATTTTTATTGACGAGGCGCATTTGATTTTTAACGAAGCCTCCAAAACACTTTTAAACCAAATTGAAACCGTGGTTAAATTAATCCGTTCAAAGGGCGTAGGCGTGTATTTCGTAACCCAAGTGCCAGGCGACATTCCAGATGGCGTATTGAGCCAATTAGGGCTAAAAGTGCAACACGCGCTGAGAGGTTTCACGGCTAAAGACCGAAAGGAAATCAAAAAAGCGGTAGAGAATTACCCGATTACACAATTTTACGATGCCGATCAGCTCATCACCCAGCTTGGAATCGGAGAAGCGTTCATTACGGCTTTGAGCGAAAAAGGAACGCCAACACCACTCGTGCACACTTATCTGGAAACACCACAATCTCGCATGGATGTTTTGACTGAAACGGAATTAAATAATTTAGTTGCTCAATCTAAATTGGTTACCAAATATGCTCAGGACATAAATCGTGATTCTGCTTATGAGATTTTAACGCGTCGCATGGAAGAATCTGCACAGCAAGAGGTACCAGAAAAAGCAAAACCACAAGCCTCAAACACCAAAAAGAAACAAGATAAATCCTTTATGGAAGAAGTGATCAACAGCCGAATGGCGAGAGATTTAGGCAGAACATTTACGCGCGAAATCACGCGTTCTATTTTGGGCGTTTTAGGAATTAAAAAAACAAGAAGAAGATAA
- the tgt gene encoding tRNA guanosine(34) transglycosylase Tgt produces MKFTIEKSDIESSARAGEITTDHGKIQTPIFMPVGTVASVKAVHQRELKEDIKAQIILGNTYHLYLRPGTEILNQAGGLHKFINWDRPILTDSGGYQVFSLAGRRKITEEGVRFKSHIDGSYHFFSPERSMEIQRNIGADIIMAFDECTPYPCDYTPAKESMEMTHRWLKRCEKWLSENPELYGYKQTLFPIVQGSTYRDLRTQSAEFIASIGADGNAIGGLSVGEPEEAMYETTELVNSILPKDKPRYLMGVGTPWNIIEGISLGVDMFDCVMPTRNARNGMLFTWDGVINIKNAKWKDDFSPLDPKGSAYVDWDYSKAYVRHLFVAKEYLAKQIASVHNLAFYLDLVRVAREHILAGDFASWKKSIIPQLKTRL; encoded by the coding sequence ATGAAGTTTACGATAGAAAAATCAGATATAGAAAGCTCGGCGAGAGCGGGTGAAATCACTACTGATCACGGCAAAATACAAACACCGATTTTCATGCCCGTGGGCACGGTAGCAAGCGTGAAAGCAGTGCACCAGCGCGAACTGAAAGAGGATATTAAGGCGCAAATCATTTTGGGCAATACCTATCATTTATATTTAAGACCTGGCACCGAGATTCTAAACCAAGCGGGCGGATTGCATAAATTCATCAATTGGGACAGGCCTATCTTGACCGATAGTGGGGGATATCAAGTATTTTCGCTTGCGGGTCGCAGAAAAATCACCGAAGAAGGTGTGCGTTTCAAATCCCACATCGATGGTTCGTATCATTTCTTTAGCCCAGAACGCTCTATGGAAATTCAGCGAAACATTGGGGCAGATATCATCATGGCTTTTGACGAATGTACGCCATACCCGTGTGACTACACGCCTGCCAAAGAATCTATGGAAATGACTCACCGCTGGCTGAAACGCTGCGAAAAATGGCTTTCTGAAAATCCAGAGTTATACGGCTACAAGCAAACGCTTTTCCCAATTGTGCAAGGAAGTACCTACCGAGATTTAAGAACACAATCGGCGGAATTTATCGCCAGCATAGGAGCCGATGGAAACGCCATTGGCGGACTAAGTGTGGGAGAACCAGAAGAAGCCATGTACGAAACTACAGAACTTGTAAACAGCATTTTACCTAAAGACAAACCTCGCTATTTGATGGGCGTGGGAACTCCTTGGAACATTATTGAAGGGATTTCGCTCGGCGTGGACATGTTCGATTGCGTGATGCCTACCCGGAATGCACGAAATGGAATGCTTTTCACTTGGGATGGCGTGATAAACATAAAAAACGCAAAATGGAAAGACGATTTTTCTCCACTCGACCCTAAAGGCTCCGCCTATGTAGATTGGGATTACAGCAAAGCCTATGTGCGACACCTTTTTGTGGCTAAAGAATATTTGGCAAAACAAATTGCATCGGTACACAATTTAGCTTTTTACCTAGATTTGGTACGCGTAGCAAGAGAGCACATCTTAGCTGGAGATTTTGCCTCTTGGAAAAAATCGATTATACCTCAACTTAAAACTCGTTTGTAA
- a CDS encoding exonuclease domain-containing protein, with protein sequence MKYAVLDIEATNGKRGEEKIIDIAIYQITDEEISDQFGSMVNPQREIEPYVQELTGITNKMVRRAPKFHEIAKRIVEITEGCIIVGHGVHFDYRMLQQEFKSLGYDFKRNTLDTLELSKQLIPDEESYSLGKLCKSLGIPLTNRHRAQGDTVATVKLFQLLKEKDTEKKIIESQTQSGSEKAPTQLTKKLLALQKNLPTYTGVYYYHNQKGEIFYIKAAKNIAAEVNRDFASSLKEKQKIQRKVARISHEATGSFLIALLKINEEKKTHKKILNRKSNYFSYGLFIQKEKSSGMQSLEISTILKTRRSPLLLFSTRKKAFNALNDLSQKFKLTAEDSAKERSKKIKDLKQFLDFPQRDFLIIDKGRNPQENTFVSIINNQLHHYGFFSLHNQLEDGKIREKLGISLHSNAINKALIKTFLYQSKSLKIKPLNNEKPK encoded by the coding sequence GTGAAATATGCTGTTTTAGACATAGAAGCTACCAACGGAAAGCGGGGCGAGGAAAAAATCATAGACATTGCGATTTACCAAATCACCGACGAGGAAATCAGCGATCAGTTTGGCTCTATGGTAAATCCACAGCGCGAAATCGAGCCTTATGTGCAAGAACTCACGGGAATTACCAATAAAATGGTGCGTCGCGCACCTAAATTTCACGAAATCGCCAAACGCATTGTAGAAATCACCGAGGGCTGCATCATCGTAGGGCATGGTGTGCATTTTGATTATCGCATGCTTCAACAGGAATTTAAATCCTTAGGCTATGATTTTAAACGCAATACGCTCGACACGCTAGAACTGAGCAAGCAACTCATTCCCGACGAGGAGTCGTATTCTTTGGGTAAATTATGCAAATCGCTCGGCATTCCGCTCACCAATCGCCACCGAGCGCAGGGCGACACCGTGGCTACGGTAAAACTTTTTCAATTATTGAAAGAAAAAGACACCGAGAAAAAAATCATCGAAAGCCAAACTCAATCGGGCAGCGAAAAAGCCCCTACCCAATTGACTAAAAAGCTTTTGGCTTTGCAAAAAAATCTTCCTACCTATACGGGCGTTTACTACTACCACAACCAGAAAGGCGAGATTTTCTACATCAAAGCGGCAAAAAACATTGCCGCAGAAGTGAACCGAGATTTTGCCTCATCGCTGAAAGAAAAACAAAAAATCCAGCGCAAGGTAGCAAGGATTTCGCACGAGGCAACGGGCAGTTTTTTAATCGCATTATTAAAAATCAACGAGGAGAAAAAAACACACAAGAAAATCCTAAACCGAAAAAGCAATTATTTCTCATACGGATTATTTATTCAAAAAGAAAAATCAAGTGGCATGCAATCGCTGGAAATCAGCACAATATTAAAAACGCGACGCAGTCCGCTATTGCTATTTTCAACACGCAAAAAAGCTTTTAATGCCTTAAATGATTTAAGCCAAAAATTTAAACTCACAGCAGAAGATTCCGCCAAGGAACGAAGTAAAAAAATTAAGGATTTAAAACAATTTTTGGACTTTCCGCAAAGGGATTTTTTAATCATAGATAAAGGCAGAAATCCGCAAGAAAATACATTTGTAAGTATTATCAACAATCAGCTACACCACTACGGATTCTTTAGCCTTCACAATCAATTAGAAGACGGAAAAATTCGTGAGAAATTAGGAATTTCCTTGCACTCCAATGCTATAAACAAAGCTTTGATTAAAACTTTTTTATACCAAAGCAAAAGTTTGAAAATTAAACCACTTAACAACGAAAAACCGAAATAA
- a CDS encoding LptF/LptG family permease, with protein MKILDKYIIKNFIGTFLFITTLLSLIILVVDLSQKINKIQDNGSNVWEALTGFYPFFILWMVNTYMPIGVFISAIYFTSRITNNTEIVAMTSGGMSFFRLTRPYLFVALLIGGLSFAVNHYFLPKANIYKNEYYYTYLQRSSRAQEYYKGRPISAQISPNEYLFINNYNRRTKNGNGFLYQKINKNLEIIYQMRANDIIWNEEDSAYSLTNYYERYVRKGKPDSLVAGNMIKQKFEVTPDELLPEGYVAETMNSFELSRFINREKFKGSASVSVYLNELYQRTSLPFSTIILTLLALSLSSTKKRGGLGLNLALGITIAFIYIFGNEASKVFSSVGDLSPFLAAWISNIVFGIITIFLYFKRAFQ; from the coding sequence TTGAAGATTTTAGACAAATATATCATCAAAAATTTCATAGGGACTTTTTTATTCATCACAACGCTCCTATCGCTTATTATTTTGGTGGTAGATTTAAGCCAAAAGATAAACAAAATCCAAGACAATGGCTCTAATGTATGGGAAGCCCTCACAGGCTTTTATCCATTTTTTATTTTATGGATGGTAAACACCTACATGCCAATCGGGGTATTTATTTCTGCGATTTACTTTACCTCAAGGATTACCAACAATACCGAGATTGTTGCCATGACCTCGGGCGGAATGAGTTTTTTCCGTCTAACTAGACCATACCTATTTGTGGCACTGCTCATCGGAGGATTATCTTTTGCAGTAAATCACTATTTTTTGCCTAAAGCCAACATTTACAAAAACGAATACTATTACACTTATTTACAACGAAGTAGCCGTGCGCAGGAATATTACAAAGGACGCCCCATCAGTGCACAAATTTCGCCTAATGAATATTTATTCATCAATAATTACAACCGAAGAACTAAAAACGGAAACGGCTTTTTATACCAAAAAATCAATAAGAATTTAGAAATTATTTACCAAATGAGAGCCAATGACATCATTTGGAACGAAGAAGATTCTGCGTATAGCTTAACCAATTACTATGAGCGATATGTGCGCAAAGGCAAGCCCGATAGCCTAGTGGCGGGAAATATGATTAAACAAAAATTTGAAGTAACGCCAGACGAGTTACTGCCCGAAGGCTATGTAGCAGAAACCATGAACTCCTTTGAACTTAGCCGATTCATCAATCGTGAGAAATTCAAAGGCTCGGCAAGTGTGAGCGTCTACCTCAACGAGTTGTATCAGCGTACAAGTTTGCCGTTTTCTACCATAATTTTAACCTTGCTCGCGCTATCGCTTAGCTCAACCAAAAAGCGTGGAGGTCTCGGGCTAAACCTCGCACTAGGAATTACCATTGCGTTTATCTACATTTTTGGGAACGAAGCGAGCAAAGTATTCTCCTCGGTGGGAGATTTAAGTCCGTTCTTGGCTGCTTGGATTTCAAATATCGTGTTTGGGATTATTACGATTTTCCTATATTTTAAACGAGCCTTTCAGTAA
- a CDS encoding LOG family protein, with protein MIEEDKRISEKFKQKDWNELKTNDSWMVLKAMSEFVRGFESMSKIGPCVSIFGSARTASTSKYYKLAEEIAYGVTKLGFGVITGGGPGIMEAANKGAKQGGGKSVGLGIELPFEAGNNKYIDPKLSHQFDYFFVRKVLLVKYAQGFIVLPGGFGTLDELFEAMTLIQTDKIGSFPIVLVGKKYWGGLIDWFKNVLIEEGKISEDDLKLFRLVDTAEEAVEHIKKFYDKYAVKQNF; from the coding sequence ATGATAGAAGAAGATAAAAGAATATCCGAAAAATTTAAACAAAAAGACTGGAACGAGCTAAAAACCAACGACTCTTGGATGGTGCTAAAAGCCATGAGCGAGTTTGTACGCGGATTTGAAAGCATGTCCAAAATCGGACCTTGCGTTTCCATTTTTGGTTCGGCACGCACAGCATCTACAAGCAAATATTATAAATTGGCAGAAGAAATCGCTTATGGCGTTACCAAGCTAGGCTTTGGCGTAATTACGGGTGGAGGCCCAGGCATCATGGAAGCTGCCAACAAAGGTGCCAAACAAGGCGGTGGAAAATCAGTAGGGCTGGGTATCGAACTCCCTTTTGAGGCAGGCAACAACAAGTATATAGACCCCAAACTAAGTCATCAATTTGATTACTTTTTTGTTCGCAAAGTTTTGCTTGTAAAGTATGCGCAAGGCTTCATTGTTTTGCCAGGCGGATTTGGCACGCTCGACGAACTTTTTGAGGCGATGACACTTATCCAGACCGATAAAATCGGTAGTTTCCCAATCGTTTTAGTCGGTAAAAAATACTGGGGCGGCTTGATTGATTGGTTTAAAAATGTTTTGATCGAAGAAGGAAAAATCAGCGAAGATGATTTAAAATTATTCCGCTTAGTCGATACCGCAGAAGAAGCCGTGGAACACATCAAAAAATTCTATGATAAATATGCCGTAAAACAGAATTTTTAA